The Quercus lobata isolate SW786 chromosome 4, ValleyOak3.0 Primary Assembly, whole genome shotgun sequence genome segment taaatgtataaatagtaccgtgggacccatttttaatgaaaaagttgataaaaagtgtaatttgtgggtccgtgaacagtgcatatgtgcactgttcactgcagaaagtcaaTATTTGCgattactgttcaatgaacaatAACCGCATTACTCCAAaacaaaacgcgtgaaaaaaaaaaaaaaaaaaaaaaaacgcagctaCAGCAAACACAACGCCggaaccaaacacacacttaatcTCTCTACAATATAAGTTAGAACTCTATAACACATATACAAACAATACAAACTATAAATCATGTGCCTCCaaaatttacataaatattCCAAACACCAAACGATTTAACATAAAACACCAATGTTCTCAAAAATATACAACCCCAACAAAATTCTTGGGCCAACAAACCTCAAGAGAGCCCAACCACTGATAGAATTAACTACTACTTCCTTCAAAACAACTAGATCAACACACCAACCAATAATAATGTTAGTCTTCCAATTCAGCATAAAACTCCAATCACCACCAATAAGACAAGCTCCATTCTCGAGGTGTAGCTAATTTATctataaaatgagaaaaattaaggGTTTTCCTAGGAAAAACGGTTTTGGGTGGTACATTGAAGAATTGTTATCTCCCCGCAAAAAATTGTATCCAGAGTAACTCCTTATCTCAGGTGAGTAAACTTAGAATGATTTTTAACTTGTTTTAAAGGAGTGAATTTATTTGGAGTTGCATTCCTGTTTTTTCCCATCAAAGAGAAGAGAATTTTAGGTAAATATTTGTGTTATTGTGTATGATAGatctattttcttattttgactTGGTAATATTGGTTGCAATATCTTTTTGGCCAGGAAATGTTGGCTATAAATATTTCTACACGTTAAATGCTCCGTAAGTTACTAATGTAAAGTCAAGAATCAAGATCCTAGAGAGATTTGTAACATTAGTAGCAAAATCTAGTTCTAACGTACCCAGGGCCTACAAACCCAAATAGCCCAACCCCATAAAGTAACTATGTCCCGAGTTAAGTTAATGACTACggttcaaaaataaaatcataaatcttTTATAGGGTGAGTCTCAAGAGAGTCAATTTCacaagagattaaattctataaggatggggtgtaaaactcatgttttacaccatccaataagtgATTGCTACAtcagcattttacttaaaattcaatacattctACCACATCtaataatatctcaataaatttccaatttggttggatttatatatgggtattagaattgattaaaTGTGATtgtatttattcttaaatatgtgataagatgatatGTCATGTTAGGATTGGAGAGGtaaaacataaattttacaccacgtccttatagaatttaatctctttgaCGAATACagtaaaatattgttaaaaaatgttaaaaaattttgtaataattataaaacatgTTCTtcagtttctccaaaaaaaaaaaaaaaaaaaatgttcttcaaggtaatatattaggttaatgTACTTAGACTACTTGGGCTTATAAAATATATggattattataaattatttgtttataaatatataaaataaatacaagcatatatatatatatatatatatatatatatcgcgATAACCTCAAAAACATTACTCTATTATTAACTGAAATATTTCATACCCATAGCCAAATAGAAACGACCTCTATtgtgaaatgagattaaattctataaggacgTGGTGTAAAACTTATGTTTTACCCTTCCAATCCTAACATGTCatatcatcttatcacatatttaagaataaatacaATCACAtttaatcaattctaatacccatatataaatccaaccaaattgggaatttattgagatattattaggtgtggtagaatgtattgaattttaagtaaaatgctgatgtggcaatcACTTATTGCatggtgtaaaacatgagttttacaccccatccttatagaatttaatctcattgGAAAAAACATTAATACTAGCctaaacaactaaaaaaatcatTGTTACAAACAGATACCTCATCTTCAAAAAGCCAAATCagatttcaattaatttaagtagttttctaaaatataataaatggaAATCCATATCCAGTAGTTAGTATAATCCCTGCCGCTTCAGGTTTACATCAAAAgccattttttcattttttgaaactaatAATTCACTTTTACATGCCCAAGGGTTTTTCCCAGCAAATCAAGCTCGAGTACTATCTAGTTTAGTTCAATTTTAGAGCTCTTTTTCTGAGATGAACAAGCAGAAAATCAACGCTTACATCCCCAATTGGTTTGTATTGACACAGTTTTTTGTTATGTCTTTATAATAGGCCTGAGGCAGAGTTTATCCGAACAATTGTTGACTGGATATTTAGTGAACTGAAAGATAAACGTTCAATTGTTTATGAAGACAGTTTTGTTAGAATAGCCTCTCGTGTTGAGGAAATGAATTCATGTCTAGACATGAATTTGAATGAAGTCCGCTTTATTGGGATATGTGGGAAGAGTGGAATGGGCAAGACAACTCTTGCACGTGTAGTTTTTGACATgatttataatcaatttgaagcTTGCAGCTTTCTTGAAAATGTCAAAGAGGTTTCTGAAGCACATGGCTTAGAGACTTTACAAGAGCAACTCCTTTGTGATATAAGTAAAGGAGCATTAAGGGTAAGGGATGTGACCAGGGGAATCCAAGTGATCAGGAATATACTACGTGATAAAAAGGTGCTTATTGTTGCTGATGATGTGAGTGAAAAAAGACATTTAGAAGCATTAGTAGGGAAGAGTTGGTTTGGTCCAAGAAGTAGAATCATAGTAACTACTGAAGACGAACGTTTGTTGAAAAGCTATGAAATTCAGACTGTATGTAAGGTTGACGGACTAAATAATGATGAAGCTCAACGACTTTTTAGTCACAAAGCTCATTGTGAAAATGATTTTGTGGATTTGGGCAACAATTTTGTCACTTATGCTCAGGGCAATCCTTTGCTTCTTAAAGTTTTGGGTTCCTATTTGTGTAAAAGAACAAAAGAGGAATGGGAAAGTGCTTGGAATCAAATAAAAGCAATTCCCAAAGAAAATATTCTAGAGAAACTTCAAATAGCATATAATGGATTGGAGGACttggagaaaaaattatttttggatatTGCGTGTTTCTTCAAGGGGGAGGACCAAAATCGAGTAGCTGATATACTAGAATCAGTTTGCTACTCAgacaataataaaagaaagcTCATTGACAAATCTCTAATTACTATTGTAGAGGGGAAATTCTGCATGCATCATTTAATACAACaaatgggttggaaaattgTTTATGGGGAATCAATGGATCTTGGAAGATGCAGTAGGTTGTGGCATTATACTGATGTCCTTGATGTATTAAAGAACAATATTGTAAGTGCATTATTATATAGACATAAATTCAGAGAAGTTTATAATTCTACCATTCATGCAAGTTTTTGCTGTatctaaactaatttttattgttcttggTTACTAGGGAACAGAACGAATTGAAGGCATGATGCTCAATATGACTCCaaatgaagaacatgaagaattgAATGTTGAACCATTCTCTAAGATGAATAAACTAAGATTGCTCAAAATTTGTAATCTACACCTTCCTCGTCTCATTAATCTTTCAAATGAGCTACGTTTGTTGGAATGGCATGAATATCCTTTGAAATCATTGCCAAATTGTTTCCAGCTGCCTGAACTTGTTGAGCTCATTATGCATCGCAGCTGTATTAAAGAACTTCCAAGGGAATTTAGTGTATGATTTTCACTTTtacagttttattattattactatttattattattatgtactGATTGCTTAATTTTCTATGTTTACATAATTGTTTTATCTCAGCACTTATACAAGCTAAAGCTCATCGACGTTAGTGACTCTCAAAACTTATGTGGGACTCCTAACTTCAGTGGAATGCCAAATATTGAAAGGTTGATTTTTCAAGGTTGTACAGGATTGCATGCGTTGCACCCATCTGTTGGAGGTCTAAAACGGCTTATTCTATTAAATCTAAAAGACTGTAAGTGTCTTGAGAACCTTCCACACGAGATCAACTTGAAATCTCTAAAAGTTTTAATTCTATCTGGCTGTTCAAAACTCAAGAAGTTTCCAAAGATTGGGAGAAACATGAAAAGCATGTTGGAGCTTTATTTGGACAGGACTGCTGTAGAAGAACTACCATCATCAATCAAGCATCTAACTGGCTTGACTTTATTGAATCTTCAAGACTGCAAAAACCTTTCAAGTTTCCCAAGTGTTATTTGTAGTTTGATATCTCTTGAAATTCTCATTCTATCAGGATGTAAGGGTCAACCACCAAAAGCAAGGTATTTGCTTGGTCCCATTTCGACTTTATCCTCAATCTGTGCCACCCTCACTCTTCCCTACACCTGTCTCATTGATCGACAACCTGAACCAGAGCCCATCAGCCTGTTGTTGCCTGAGTCATTCTCAGGATTAAGCTCTTTAGTATCTCTAGATCTAAGTGGCTGTAATCTGTTGGATGGAGCTCTCCCTGATGATCTTAGCTACTTATTCTCACTAACATCTCTGAACTTGAGGAACAATAATTTTACATGCTTACCTTATAGCATTTCTCAGCTTTTAAATCTTAAACTTCTTTTCTTGGATCATTGTAGCAAGCTTCAATCATTGCCATATCTTCTATTAAGTACACAATTTGTTTCGGCACAAGGATGTACTTCACttgaaaattattcaaatcaagTTGTCGTATGGACTTCGGATGCAGCAGATTCACTTTTATTAATTGCCATGGCTTGGCTGATGATGATGAAGGAAAAATTGCTGATGTTCCTTTGCTAAATACACACTTCCAATCATTGTGGCATAGATACATGgaggtttctctctctctcatgtgtgtGCACGCATTGAACATCTTTTACTTGTCTTTCAATATTTTACAGGACCAAATTCATCAAGTTAAAGGCTTTTGCCTGGTAGTACCTCAAACTGAAATGTCAGAGTGGTTCAAGAATAAGGAGTGCGGGCCATCTGTGCGAATCCCATTACCTCCTAATCTGTTCAATAATAGAAGTTGGAAAGGGATCGCTCTTTGTGTCATTTTTGTAGTCcctccaaattcaaaaaatgtttcTCCTCGTCAGGATTCAAATTACTTTCATGAATTTATTTGTCAATTAGACATGGATGGAAGTTTTTTAAATTGTCCCCTAGTCCTTAAGGTTCCTAAGGAAACATTTGTTGGTTCATTTGGACTTTGGCTATATATATCACGTGCAAGGTTTACAGAACATTTTAATGAAGGGAGTTGCATTAGCTCTTTGATTAGACCCAAAATGCTGGATATTCAGGTTAAAATGTGTGGTGCACGTGTTCTATATGAGCAAGATATGGTAGAATTTGTACAAAACtcaaggcaagaaaatttcaggAGCTGTAATGATCTCAGTCGAGGTCATGAAAAATTGATAGAAGATCATATGAGCAATTCACAAGGCCCTGATCCCAGGCTAAAACGAAATCTCAAGTCATTGCTTTCACAATTGTATCAGGTCTCTTCTTATATCTCAAGAAACTCCATTTTAGCTAAAAagttatgttatattaattccTCAATTTGTCTCCTCTTTCGCCATGTGAGACTTTCATTCACACGTGTTTATCCAACAGCATGTCAACTCAGTGGTTGTAAAAAAAGATGTTAAAATTTGTCTCtaaacttattatttttgtatatgtttttctCTCAAACCATTCTATTGAACATTTGATCTGTTAagatttaatgttttattttataatatttaattggaAGTATCTTTGGATATTTGGTAGTTTGACCGAGTCATTAGGATATTTGGTTATTTGATCACAGCCAGATTTCATGGCTGGGAAGTGTCTCACGTTGCTATCCTAGTTTGTAGGAGTTGTGGATAGTGCTTTCCTATTTTATAGTAGTTGTGGTTAATGCTAGATAAAGTGTTGTGATGTTAAGCCTATTTATAGGCTCTTTTgtttatcaataatatattcaGCTTTTATCATTCAACAAGTCcctttttgccttttgttttttctttgtaacAGAGTCCTGTGTTGGCACGTCCCTTttgctttctatttttcttaacTCTGTAtcagtggtatcagagccagtgAGAAAAGCACGAGAGAAAGAGTCCTCAAATAGTATTAATGGCTTCAGATTCAAACTTTGCGCAGGTGGCAATCCCACGTTTTGATGGTCACTATGACCATTGGAGTATGCTAATGGAGAATTTTCTTCGGTCCAAAGAGTATTGGCCAATTGTTGAATCTGGTATTCAAGCACCAGCACCAAATACAACCTTGTCAGATGCTCAGAAAACAGAGTTGGAAGGGAGAAAGCTCAAAGATTTAAAGGCAAAAAATTACCTTTTCCAGGCAATTGATCGTCCCATCTTGGAAACAATTCTTAGCAAAGAAACTTCCAAAGATATTTGGGATtccatgaagaaaaaatatgaagGCTCTGCTAGAGTGAAGCGTGCACAGCTTCAAGCCTTGAGAAGAGATTTTGAGACTCTACAAATGAAGGATGGAGAATCTGTCACCAGCTACTGTGCCAGGACTATGGAGATTAGCAACAAAATGCGTTTTCATGGTGAGAAGATGGAAGATGTCACCATTGTTGAAAAGATATTGCGTTCTCTGACACCAAAGTTTGATTATGTCGTGTGTTCCATTGAAGAATCGAAAGACATAGATGCATTTTCCCTTGATGAACTACAGAGCTCCTTGCTGGTCCATGAACAGAAGATGAACCGAAGTTCAACTTCAGAGGAGCAAGCTTTAAAGGCTTCTATCTCTACTCATTTCTCAAACTCTAGAGGAAGGGGTAGAGGTAGAGGAAGGGGAGAACGAGGCAATAGAGATGGCAGCAGGCATTTCAAAGCCGATGATGGACAATTTCAGAGCAAAGGCAGAGGACGAGATCAacattttgacaaatctaaggTAGAGTGCTTTAGATGTCATAAATTTGGTCATTATCGTTCTGAATGTTATACTAGGCTGCCTaaagacaaagaaaaggaaCCGCAATCGAATTTTGCTGAAAAGAAGGAAGTGGAAACTTTGTTAATGGCTGTTCAAGCTAATCAAGAACCTGAATCTGATGTTTGGTATGTGGATACGGGCTGCAGTAACCACATGTGTGGAAGtaagtcttctttttcttacttAAATGAATGCTTTCTTTCTTCAGTACGTTTTGGTGATTGTTCCACTGTGAAGGTGATGGGAAAGGGTGATATAGAGATAAGAACCAAGAATGGTTTTGTAGAAACAATTTCTAATGTCTTTTATGTTCCTGACTTGAAAAGCAATTTGTTAAGTGCTGGTCAATTGCAAGAAAAGGGTTATATAATCACTATTCAAAAGGGTGTTTGTGAGATTTATGATCCTACTAGAGGAGCCATTGCTGTTGTGCAAATGAGTTCAAACAGGTTGTTTCCATTGAAGATTACAAGTGTGTAATCTTGTTTGGTAGCTGAAGTAAAAGATTCTTCTTGGTTGTGGCATTTTCGTTATGGCCACTTGAGTTTTGGTGGATTGAAGACCCTCCAACAGAAAAATATGGTGGCAGGTCTTCCTCAGATTAGTATTCCTTCTCaagtttgtgaggaatgtgttGTTGGCAAACAACATCGTTCTCAATTCTCCCAAGGGAAGTCATGGCGAGCAAAAGTAGCTTTAGAGCTAATTCATTCTGATATATGTGGCCCGATTACACCATGTTCTAATGGAGGTAAAAGATACTTAATTACCTTCATTGATGATTATATTCGAAAAACTTGGGTTTATTTTTTACAGGCAAAATCAGAAGCTTTTTGTGCATTTAAAAGCTTCAAGGCTTGTGTGGAAAATGAAACAGGAAACACCATTAAGACCCTCCGAACAGATCGTGGCGGAGAATATTGCTCAACcgaatttgaag includes the following:
- the LOC115984938 gene encoding TMV resistance protein N-like; this encodes MASTRTQVVPPSFCSPCSKPQPKNDIFLNFRGEDTRDNFIDHLYYALKEKGFIIFKDDKELVPGNPISTKLLDAIEKSRMAVIILSKNYAYSTWCLEELVKIVEGIKGGLKVLPIFYHVDPCHVRHQKETFAMAFDEHEKRLHENPEKVQMWRTALREVANLSGKTLMKEVEMLMSHPKPKRVQSMRNQTFKRNWPEAEFIRTIVDWIFSELKDKRSIVYEDSFVRIASRVEEMNSCLDMNLNEVRFIGICGKSGMGKTTLARVVFDMIYNQFEACSFLENVKEVSEAHGLETLQEQLLCDISKGALRVRDVTRGIQVIRNILRDKKVLIVADDVSEKRHLEALVGKSWFGPRSRIIVTTEDERLLKSYEIQTVCKVDGLNNDEAQRLFSHKAHCENDFVDLGNNFVTYAQGNPLLLKVLGSYLCKRTKEEWESAWNQIKAIPKENILEKLQIAYNGLEDLEKKLFLDIACFFKGEDQNRVADILESVCYSDNNKRKLIDKSLITIVEGKFCMHHLIQQMGWKIVYGESMDLGRCSRLWHYTDVLDVLKNNIGTERIEGMMLNMTPNEEHEELNVEPFSKMNKLRLLKICNLHLPRLINLSNELRLLEWHEYPLKSLPNCFQLPELVELIMHRSCIKELPREFSHLYKLKLIDVSDSQNLCGTPNFSGMPNIERLIFQGCTGLHALHPSVGGLKRLILLNLKDCKCLENLPHEINLKSLKVLILSGCSKLKKFPKIGRNMKSMLELYLDRTAVEELPSSIKHLTGLTLLNLQDCKNLSSFPSVICSLISLEILILSGCKGQPPKARYLLGPISTLSSICATLTLPYTCLIDRQPEPEPISLLLPESFSGLSSLVSLDLSGCNLLDGALPDDLSYLFSLTSLNLRNNNFTCLPYSISQLLNLKLLFLDHCSKLQSLPYLLLSTQFVSAQGCTSLENYSNQVVVWTSDAADSLLLIAMAWLMMMKEKLLMFLC